The Aneurinibacillus sp. REN35 genomic interval GGATGATCCACGCCTTTTAGCTGTTCAAGCGTCTGAATCGCCATCGCAATTCCGACACGGTTATCCCATGCTTTTGCCATCATAATCTTCGGATTGGTCATGACTGTAAACGGACATATCGGCACAACCGTATCCCCCGGCCGTACCCCATACTCTTCGGCTTGTTCCTTGCTTGAAGCACCGATATCAATGAACATGTCTTTGATGTCTACCGGTTTCTTGCGGGCTTCTGGAGATAGAATATGCGGAGGTACGGACCCGATTACCCCTTCGATCACGCCGCTCCTCGTTTGAATCGCAACGCGCTGCGCAAGCATAACCTGCTCCCACCAGCCTCCAAGCGGCTGGAACTTAAGAAAGCCTTTATCTGTAATCATCGTAACCATGAAGCCTACTTCATCAAGGTGGCCTGCTACCATGATTTTTGGTCCCTTATTTCCTTGACGGGCCAACAGGCTGCCCAGATTATCCGTTGTGACTTCATCTGCATAGGGTTCTATGTACTTGCGCATAACTTCCCGGACTTTACGCTCATGGCCGGGTACGCCCGGTGTTTCTGTCAATTCTTTATACATTTGCAGCGTTTTATCTTCCACAATCGTTCCTCCAGTCTTCATACCATAATTATAGAATGCCAACCTTTTCCTTCCTTATTCTCTATTATCGCATACTTTACACATATACTATATATAATTGCATGCACATTAAGTTAGACAAGTATTATAAAATTTTTCTACAAAAGATGAATATTTTACACGTGATGGTGGTATTTATGAATTATACAACGCTCTTATCTTACAATTCCTACGTAGGAACGTCTTAGGCTAAACTAAAACGGAAAGAGGGATTGATTCGTATGAACACATTGCTGCGCATTGCACTGATTCTTGTCATTATCGGTGCAATTAACTGGGGATTGGTTGGTTTCTTCCAATTTGATTTAGTGGCTGCGCTGTTTGGCGGACAGGACGCTGTGCTCTCCCGCATTGTGTACGGGTTGGTAGGAATAAGCGGCGTGTATGCGATTACGCTCTTCTTTGCCCCTGAAAAAGCAAGAATGTAATACTGTCACGTAGTTAAATAAAAGACCTGCCTCACTTCCGGCTTCACAAAGCTTGGAAGTGGCAGGTCTTTTGTTATGCAGGAAGCTTGCGCAGCGCCTCTAACGGAATGAAATACGTACACGGCTTATCATTGCCTTCGGGGTTATAATAGACCAGCAACAGGGTTTTACCTTCTTGCATCGTACCGGACACTATATATTCATCTGCATTAAATGGAAGTATCTCCAGCATCGTATGCTTATGCAGCAGCTTCTCATCAAGGCCAAGCGATGCGAATTCCTCTCCAGCAACGGATGGCATCTGAGCGAGCAGCTTAAGCAGGCGGGATTGCTCCGCTTTATCAATCTGATGCTTCCACCATACTTTGCGCGGCTTGTATTTATAGTTCATAAAATAATCATACTTCATCAACCCTTCAATCATCGGAAGGTTGCTTGTCTTTCTCTCGCTGAGGAAGAGATGCAGGCGCCGGAATAAATCTTCTAGCTGATGACCGATACGCGACCAGCCTCTTGCCTCCCAGAAGTCACCGAATTCCTGAAAGAAGTCGAACGCGGACGCAAACTCCCGTTCAATCAAATATAAGAGCGTGTGATCCATACGGTGCGCGTTCCAATACTTCTCCAATACGTCCTCCACACGCTTGATGCGAACGATGTCTGCAAAAGGAAGGACACGGTTTTCTAGCATTTCATAAGGGGCATGGTCCATATACTTATATTCGTATTTCTGGGCTTCGAGGCGCATGCCTGTCCCGCGCAGCATCTTCAGAAAGCCAAGCTGCAGCTCTTCCGGACGCAGCGCAAATACATCATTGAACGTCTTACGAAATGACATATAATCCTCTTCCGGAAGCCCGGCAATCAAGTCAAGGTGCTGATCAATTTTGCCGCTTTCTTTAACCTTGGTTACGGTACGGGTAAGCTTAGCAAAGTTCTGACGACGTTTGACGATGTCATTTGTCACATCATTCGTTGATTGGACGCCGATCTCAAAGCGGAAGATCCCCGGCGGCGCGTGCTCTGCCAGATAGTCAAGCACCTCCGGCCGCATGATATCGGCTGTAATCTCAAACTGGAAGACACAGCCTTGATGATTCTTGATTAAAAACTCAAAAATCTCCATCGCATAGTCACGTTTAATGTTGAACGTACGGTCAACAAATTTAATTAACTTAGCTCCACTTTCAATCAGGTGAAGCAGATCTCGTTTCGTCCGTTCAATATCAAAATACCGCACGCCTACTTCAATGCTTGATAGACAGAATTGACAGGAGAACGGGCAGCCGCGACTTGTTTCAAAGTACGTAACCCGGTTCCTAAGATTCGGCATATCTTCCGCGAAATAGAACGGGGATGGAATCTCATTGAGGTCAAGCTTCGGACGCGGCGGGTTGATGACTAGCTCTTCTCCCTTACGATAAGCCAAACCATAGACAAAATGAAATTTCTGATCTCCGTTCATCTCCTGTAGAAGATGACGGAATGTCTCTTCACCTTCACCCACGACAATAAAATCAACATCACTCAGACGATTCATCCAGTAATCGACATCATAAGAAACTTCCGGGCCGCCCAATACTACCTTCACGCCCGGCATAACTTTCTTTAGCATCGAGATAATCTGGATCGTCTCTTCAATATTCCAGATATAACAAGAGAATCCGATCACATCAGGCTTTTTGCTGAACAGATCCGATACGATGTTCATTGCCGGGTCTTTAATTGTATATTCCACAAGCTCAATCGGAAATTCATCCTGACAAAACGCCTTTAAATAACGGAGTGCAAGCGAGGTATGGATATACTTCGCGTTTAGCGTCGTAATAAGTACATTCATGAAATAGTATCCCTCATTTTAATTATCAATGTCTGTGTGCTAGTATAGCATTTTTCTGCATCCTTTTTCTAATGAATCCGTATAGAATAGGTAGATGGATACTTTTGTACGAAAAGAGGGGTTCAGATGTTTCGTCTGCTGCTGCTTTTAGCAATCATCGGCTTCATTATATGGTGGTTTCAATATACGTTTAATCCAAAACGAAAACTTCTATCCGCACACGAAAAAAAGCAGACGTTTTTTCTTGATGACGGCGATAATGTACGCCGTAATTTATTGTTGACATATAAAGGAGTTTTATTTGAAGGAGAAAAATACCTCGGCAATACCGAGGATCGATTTACAGTAATCAAAGTTTCTGTACACCCACGACAGCCAAATCGCCTCCAGGGATTTACACGCGATGATTTCTTTGAGATATCGGAAATTATCCGGGAGAGCTATCCAGATGCTGAAATTAAATGGGGTACGCCAATCAAGGAGTTTTTACATCGGGAATAAGACATAGAAAAGAGCCGTACGGATCACAGCTTGCACTGTAATCCATACGGCTCTTCTTCTTTACGCCTGCACGTAGACTTCGCGCATAGCTGCAATAATTTTATCAGCCATTTCTTTCGTGCCAACCGCTTCCTCACGATTCACAGCAATGTCAGACGTACGGACACCAGAGTTGAGTACCGTATGAACAGCCTGTTCAATTGCGTTTGCTGCTTTCTCTAAGCCGAACGAATACTTCAGCATCATACCAACGGATAGGATCGTCGCTGTTGGATTGGCAATGCCCTTGCCTGCAATGTCCGGAGCCGAACCGTGCACCGGCTCGTATAATCCAAAGTTGCCATCTGCTAACGAAGCAGACGGAAGCATGCCGATAGAACCTGTGAGCATCGAAGCCTCATCGCTTAAAATATCGCCAAACATGTTCTCCGTCACAACCGTATCAAATTGTTTCGGCCAGCGAATCAATTCCATCGCGCAGGAATCAACCAATTGGTGGCGCAATTCTACATCGGGATACTCCGGTGCAATGCGATCCACTACTTTACGCCAGAGGCGGGATGATTCAAGTACGTTTGCTTTGTCTACCGACGTCAGCTTCTTGCTGCGCAGGCGGGCCACTTCGAATGCTCGGCGTACAATCCGCTCAATCTCATCCTCATGGTAGATCAGCTCATCTGAAGCGACTTCGCCATTCTCCGTCTCATAGCGTTTTTTCTCACCAAAGTATAAACCGCCTGTCAATTCACGAATGACCATCAGGTCCACACCTTTGACGATGTCTTCTTTTAGCGAGGATACACTCACCATGCAATCAAGCATGAATGCCGGACGGAGGTTAGCATATAGTCCAAGCTCCTTGCGAATACCAAGCAAACCGGTTTCCGGACGCAGATGCGCCGGGTTGTTATCCCACTTCGGACCGCCAACCGCACCAAGCAGTACAGCGTCAGAACGACGGGCTTTATCTAATGTATCCTGCGGCAGTGGCGTGCCATCTTCATCGATGGCACACCCGCCGAGGCGCGCATATTCAAATGTAAAGCTTACATCCTCAAGCTCTTCAACCACTTTCAGCACATTAACCGCCTGCTCGGTAACTTCCGGCCCAATGCCATCTCCAGGCAGCACGGTAACGGTAAAGTTCTGACTCATGCTCCTCTTCCTTCCTCTCTACATTACGACTTCTTCTACCGCATCGCTTCTCCGTGCAATTAACTTGTTTACTGCACGCAGATATGCCTTCGCGCTTGCGTCCAGCACATCCGTGCTAACGCCACGCCCTTGCACTGTATAATCTCCCTGAGAGAGGCGCACATACACTTCACCAAGCGCATCTTTTCCGTGGGTAACAGATACGATCTTATAATCTTCTAACACAACATCTTCATTCGTAACTCGATCGATCGCTTTATAGATCGAATCGACAGAACCGTTGCCGCATGCCGCCTCTTCAAGCACTTCTCCTGCGCCTGTGCGCACGCGGATGCTTGCTGTCGGTACAGAATTATTTCCATATGACAATTGAATGTTCTCCAGAATAAATGCTTCCGGAACATCAACAAGCTTCGAATCGATCAAAGCGACAATATCTTCGTCACTGACATCTTTCTTCCGGTCGCATAAATCCTTAAAGCGGGTAAAGGCATCGTTGAGTTCTTCCTGACTTAATTGATAGCCAAGTTCGACCAATTTATCCTTGAATGCATGACGTCCAGAAAGCTTACCAAGCACGAGACGATTCGACTTAACACCGACACGTTCAGGACGAATGATTTCATATGTGGTCACTTCTTTTAATACACCGTCTTGGTGGATACCTGATTCATGGGCGAATGCATTAGCACCCACAACTGCCTTGTTACCGGGTACGAACATGCCTGTCAAGCGACTGACAAGCTTGCTTGTACGTGCGATTTCTTCAAGCTTCAAATTCGTTGTTGCCTGATAGAAATCTTTACGCGTATCAAGCGCTAATGCCACTTCTTCAAGCGCCGCGTTGCCGGCACGCTCACCAATACCGTTGATTGTGCCTTCAACCTGAGTCGCTCCTGCCTGCACGGCTGCCAATGTATTTGCTACCGCCATTCCCAAGTCATCATGACAATGGCAGCTCAGCTTCACATCTTCAATGCCTCGCACATTATTTAGAAGTTGGGTAAAGATATTTCCGTATTCTGCCGGGGTAGTATATCCTACCGTATCCGGAATATTGATGATGCGGGCGCCAGCATCTACAACCGCTTGCACCACTTCGATCAAATAAGGAATTTCGGTACGCGAGCCATCTTCGCATGAGAACTCTACCAGATCAAAATACTTTCTGGCATGCTTCACTGCTGCGACCGCACTCTCGATTACCTGTTCTTTCGACATATTTAATTTATACTGCCGATGAATCGGCGAAGTTGCAATAAAGGTATGAAGACAAGCGGACTCTGCCTCGCGCAATGCTTCCCAGGCTTTGTCGATATCCTGCAAATTCGCACGGGACAGGCTGACGATGGTTGAATTTTTTACCCGCTTCGCGATATCGCGAATGGACTGCAAATCTCCCGGGGAGGCAGCGGCAAACCCCGCTTCGATTCGGTTCACTCCCAGGCGTTCTAGTTGTAGAGCGATTTCCATCTTCTCATTTGAGCTTAAGTTGACTCCCGGGGACTGTTCACCGTCCCGCAGGGTGGTATCAAAAA includes:
- a CDS encoding M42 family metallopeptidase, producing the protein MKTGGTIVEDKTLQMYKELTETPGVPGHERKVREVMRKYIEPYADEVTTDNLGSLLARQGNKGPKIMVAGHLDEVGFMVTMITDKGFLKFQPLGGWWEQVMLAQRVAIQTRSGVIEGVIGSVPPHILSPEARKKPVDIKDMFIDIGASSKEQAEEYGVRPGDTVVPICPFTVMTNPKIMMAKAWDNRVGIAMAIQTLEQLKGVDHPNTVYGVGTVQEEVGLRGAQTSVFAVNPDIAFAVDVGIAGDTPGVKEGDAMSKIGEGPQVLLYDASMVGHPGLRKLVVETAEEHNIPFQYDAMARGGTDAGRMHLNGQGVPSIVIGIATRYIHSHAAILHRDDIDNAVKLITETIKKLDEDTVAKIKRGEY
- a CDS encoding DUF378 domain-containing protein, giving the protein MNTLLRIALILVIIGAINWGLVGFFQFDLVAALFGGQDAVLSRIVYGLVGISGVYAITLFFAPEKARM
- a CDS encoding B12-binding domain-containing radical SAM protein → MNVLITTLNAKYIHTSLALRYLKAFCQDEFPIELVEYTIKDPAMNIVSDLFSKKPDVIGFSCYIWNIEETIQIISMLKKVMPGVKVVLGGPEVSYDVDYWMNRLSDVDFIVVGEGEETFRHLLQEMNGDQKFHFVYGLAYRKGEELVINPPRPKLDLNEIPSPFYFAEDMPNLRNRVTYFETSRGCPFSCQFCLSSIEVGVRYFDIERTKRDLLHLIESGAKLIKFVDRTFNIKRDYAMEIFEFLIKNHQGCVFQFEITADIMRPEVLDYLAEHAPPGIFRFEIGVQSTNDVTNDIVKRRQNFAKLTRTVTKVKESGKIDQHLDLIAGLPEEDYMSFRKTFNDVFALRPEELQLGFLKMLRGTGMRLEAQKYEYKYMDHAPYEMLENRVLPFADIVRIKRVEDVLEKYWNAHRMDHTLLYLIEREFASAFDFFQEFGDFWEARGWSRIGHQLEDLFRRLHLFLSERKTSNLPMIEGLMKYDYFMNYKYKPRKVWWKHQIDKAEQSRLLKLLAQMPSVAGEEFASLGLDEKLLHKHTMLEILPFNADEYIVSGTMQEGKTLLLVYYNPEGNDKPCTYFIPLEALRKLPA
- a CDS encoding sigma-w pathway protein ysdB; its protein translation is MFRLLLLLAIIGFIIWWFQYTFNPKRKLLSAHEKKQTFFLDDGDNVRRNLLLTYKGVLFEGEKYLGNTEDRFTVIKVSVHPRQPNRLQGFTRDDFFEISEIIRESYPDAEIKWGTPIKEFLHRE
- the leuB gene encoding 3-isopropylmalate dehydrogenase is translated as MSQNFTVTVLPGDGIGPEVTEQAVNVLKVVEELEDVSFTFEYARLGGCAIDEDGTPLPQDTLDKARRSDAVLLGAVGGPKWDNNPAHLRPETGLLGIRKELGLYANLRPAFMLDCMVSVSSLKEDIVKGVDLMVIRELTGGLYFGEKKRYETENGEVASDELIYHEDEIERIVRRAFEVARLRSKKLTSVDKANVLESSRLWRKVVDRIAPEYPDVELRHQLVDSCAMELIRWPKQFDTVVTENMFGDILSDEASMLTGSIGMLPSASLADGNFGLYEPVHGSAPDIAGKGIANPTATILSVGMMLKYSFGLEKAANAIEQAVHTVLNSGVRTSDIAVNREEAVGTKEMADKIIAAMREVYVQA
- a CDS encoding 2-isopropylmalate synthase, whose product is MRTIEIFDTTLRDGEQSPGVNLSSNEKMEIALQLERLGVNRIEAGFAAASPGDLQSIRDIAKRVKNSTIVSLSRANLQDIDKAWEALREAESACLHTFIATSPIHRQYKLNMSKEQVIESAVAAVKHARKYFDLVEFSCEDGSRTEIPYLIEVVQAVVDAGARIINIPDTVGYTTPAEYGNIFTQLLNNVRGIEDVKLSCHCHDDLGMAVANTLAAVQAGATQVEGTINGIGERAGNAALEEVALALDTRKDFYQATTNLKLEEIARTSKLVSRLTGMFVPGNKAVVGANAFAHESGIHQDGVLKEVTTYEIIRPERVGVKSNRLVLGKLSGRHAFKDKLVELGYQLSQEELNDAFTRFKDLCDRKKDVSDEDIVALIDSKLVDVPEAFILENIQLSYGNNSVPTASIRVRTGAGEVLEEAACGNGSVDSIYKAIDRVTNEDVVLEDYKIVSVTHGKDALGEVYVRLSQGDYTVQGRGVSTDVLDASAKAYLRAVNKLIARRSDAVEEVVM